From Syntrophaceae bacterium, one genomic window encodes:
- a CDS encoding CoA transferase, with product MAAVFKDYVKNKFARPGPLKGVRVLEVCTLLFGPSGPSFLAEMGAEVIKIELPPVGDVTRSLNPFGWFYKEQSPMFMHINPNKYYMALDLHIDMGQQIFKELAAKADIIEFNLRPGVTRRWNIGYEQVKEVNPGIIFIEKNGFGQWGLYAEQDRPSNDGAAQALSGYAWISSFPGRPPLKQAIWICDYYGGLMGEVAVLAALHHRRKTGKGQFIEMSQSENIMRTMGWVWPYQQLAQKGVGPAGNRDQCICPADTFLCKDNLLAAIAAPAPDEFQGLCEAMGKPELAKDPRFADHAVRLQDENALAILKIVADWARTKSADEIENLGKQKGFAATRLHNAKDENEDPHRRQRGFVKEIDDPLYGRYPEHDFPVMMSRTPPKIKWTVRPVGFDNDFIMTKILGRNQTQLDELYLHGVLGKWKDQQGRRPPPDWDGQSGAIVRR from the coding sequence ATGGCAGCAGTCTTCAAGGATTACGTCAAGAACAAGTTTGCCCGGCCCGGCCCGCTGAAGGGCGTTCGGGTCCTGGAGGTCTGTACGCTTCTGTTCGGGCCTTCGGGGCCGTCGTTCCTGGCCGAAATGGGTGCCGAGGTCATCAAGATCGAACTTCCCCCGGTGGGGGACGTGACCCGTTCCCTGAACCCCTTCGGGTGGTTCTACAAGGAACAGTCCCCCATGTTCATGCACATCAACCCCAACAAGTATTACATGGCCCTGGACCTGCACATCGACATGGGCCAGCAGATCTTCAAGGAACTGGCCGCCAAGGCGGACATCATCGAGTTCAACCTGCGCCCCGGCGTCACCCGGCGCTGGAACATCGGCTACGAGCAGGTCAAGGAAGTCAATCCCGGCATCATCTTCATCGAGAAGAACGGCTTCGGACAGTGGGGCCTCTACGCGGAGCAGGACCGGCCCTCCAACGACGGCGCCGCCCAGGCCCTTTCGGGCTATGCCTGGATATCGAGCTTTCCCGGCCGGCCTCCCCTCAAGCAGGCCATCTGGATCTGCGACTACTACGGCGGGCTCATGGGGGAGGTGGCGGTTCTCGCGGCCCTGCACCACCGCCGGAAGACCGGCAAGGGGCAGTTCATCGAGATGTCCCAGAGCGAGAACATCATGCGGACCATGGGCTGGGTCTGGCCTTACCAGCAGCTGGCCCAGAAGGGCGTCGGGCCGGCGGGGAACCGGGACCAGTGCATCTGTCCCGCCGACACGTTCCTCTGCAAGGACAACCTGCTGGCCGCCATCGCCGCGCCGGCGCCGGACGAGTTCCAGGGCCTCTGCGAGGCCATGGGCAAACCGGAGCTGGCGAAGGATCCACGGTTCGCGGATCACGCCGTGCGTCTGCAGGACGAGAACGCCCTGGCAATCCTCAAGATCGTCGCCGACTGGGCACGGACGAAGAGCGCCGACGAAATCGAGAATCTCGGAAAACAGAAGGGGTTCGCCGCCACGCGCCTGCACAACGCAAAGGACGAGAACGAGGATCCCCACCGGCGCCAGCGGGGCTTCGTGAAGGAGATCGACGACCCCCTCTACGGCCGTTACCCGGAGCACGACTTTCCGGTCATGATGTCCCGGACGCCGCCGAAGATCAAGTGGACCGTCCGCCCCGTCGGCTTTGACAACGACTTCATCATGACGAAGATCCTCGGGAGAAACCAGACGCAGCTCGACGAGCTCTATCTCCACGGCGTGCTCGGAAAGTGGAAGGACCAGCAGGGACGCCGTCCGCCCCCGGACTGGGACGGCCAGTCCGGCGCCATCGTGAGGAGGTGA
- a CDS encoding CoA transferase: MAEHKRPKWADWADHIRSLDDPAKNFEKPEALDDLVVLDLSSRSMAGPYCTSLLAELGAETIRIEPPGGDLVRSYSPNGFLHKGTGMAYLQEGRNKYHVTLDLEKEEGRDILRNLVGQADILVETYPAGVMDAWGLGYEELAKLNPRLIFTSITGYGQFGPESSRKQYDYDNVAQARSGVQYATGEVLPEGKTLADMPYATSTKAGPWIAWSTSGTFAALGILAAVYYREATGEGQALDISTPEAYERLNDYMLHWYADKGVINERFGNLDTCLWLYGFYPTKDGGVFLGGLRLEMWKAFVDIIGKYDAWEADTWTTLAPFMKKDWQLKYQAMINPETVKYTSEELTQKSIDYAKSGRLAPITPVVAEIVSPWKTMQDEVWHDRGVFTPVQDPVYGSILCAQAQWKSTETPPRTKWVCRPVGYDNGYVYLKYLGYGPVKLRELQEQGVV; this comes from the coding sequence ATGGCAGAACACAAGAGACCAAAATGGGCGGATTGGGCGGATCACATCCGGTCGCTGGACGACCCGGCGAAGAATTTCGAGAAGCCGGAAGCCCTCGACGACCTCGTGGTCCTGGACCTGAGCTCCCGCAGCATGGCCGGGCCCTACTGCACGTCTCTCCTGGCGGAGCTGGGAGCCGAGACCATCCGGATCGAGCCCCCCGGGGGCGACCTGGTGCGGAGCTATTCCCCCAACGGCTTTCTCCATAAAGGGACGGGGATGGCCTACCTGCAGGAGGGAAGGAACAAGTACCACGTTACCCTTGACCTCGAGAAGGAGGAGGGGAGGGACATCCTCCGGAACCTGGTCGGGCAGGCGGACATCCTCGTGGAGACCTATCCCGCGGGGGTCATGGACGCCTGGGGGCTGGGCTACGAAGAGCTGGCGAAGCTCAACCCGCGGCTGATCTTCACATCCATCACCGGCTACGGCCAGTTCGGGCCGGAGAGCAGCCGGAAACAGTACGACTACGACAATGTGGCCCAGGCCCGTTCCGGCGTTCAGTATGCAACAGGGGAGGTCCTGCCGGAGGGAAAGACCCTGGCGGACATGCCCTACGCCACGTCCACCAAGGCGGGACCCTGGATCGCCTGGTCCACCTCGGGAACCTTCGCCGCCCTGGGCATTCTCGCGGCGGTCTACTACCGCGAGGCAACCGGCGAGGGGCAGGCCCTCGACATCTCCACTCCCGAGGCCTACGAGCGGCTGAACGACTACATGCTCCACTGGTACGCCGACAAGGGGGTCATCAACGAACGCTTCGGCAACCTGGACACCTGCCTGTGGCTCTACGGCTTCTATCCCACGAAGGACGGCGGTGTCTTCCTCGGTGGGCTGCGCCTGGAGATGTGGAAGGCCTTCGTCGACATCATCGGCAAGTACGATGCCTGGGAGGCCGACACCTGGACGACCCTGGCCCCCTTCATGAAGAAGGACTGGCAGCTCAAGTACCAGGCCATGATCAACCCCGAAACGGTAAAGTACACGAGCGAGGAGCTGACGCAGAAGTCCATCGACTACGCCAAGAGCGGGCGGCTGGCCCCCATCACGCCTGTGGTGGCGGAGATTGTCTCCCCATGGAAGACCATGCAGGACGAGGTCTGGCACGACCGCGGGGTCTTCACGCCCGTCCAGGACCCGGTCTACGGATCCATCCTCTGTGCCCAGGCCCAGTGGAAGTCCACGGAGACGCCGCCCCGGACGAAATGGGTCTGCCGGCCCGTTGGTTATGACAATGGATATGTCTATCTGAAGTATCTCGGGTACGGTCCCGTGAAGCTTCGGGAACTGCAGGAACAGGGTGTCGTCTGA
- a CDS encoding patatin-like phospholipase family protein: MKHSSDPKRRAAIVSRFLLVLLVCALSWSCAPKVIPPAATPARVAVVLGAGASKGFAHVGVLKVLEMNRIPVHMVVGTSVGSFVGSLYAYGYDAFTLQKMALMLERDEVVDLTLPSNGFVEGKKLENWVNRAVQNNPIERFRIPFHAVATNIQTGEEIVFGTGNAGMAVRASCSIPGIFKPARIAGQTYVDGGTVNPLAVDVARRYGADVVIAVDISGGVDRSVPESTMETILKSIDIMYNRIALAQTARADVLIRPNVAGIGSADFTKRHQAILEGERAAQAALPQIQAILVRLQAEGRLTLPGAAPPAK, from the coding sequence ATGAAACACTCGTCGGATCCGAAGCGTCGGGCGGCCATCGTCAGCCGGTTCCTGCTGGTCCTTCTCGTCTGCGCCCTTTCCTGGTCCTGTGCTCCCAAGGTTATCCCGCCGGCCGCCACGCCCGCGCGGGTCGCCGTCGTGCTCGGGGCGGGTGCCTCCAAGGGCTTCGCCCACGTGGGTGTCCTGAAAGTCCTGGAGATGAACCGGATCCCCGTGCACATGGTTGTGGGCACCAGCGTCGGCAGCTTTGTCGGCAGCCTCTACGCCTACGGCTACGACGCCTTCACCCTGCAGAAAATGGCCCTGATGCTGGAGCGGGACGAGGTTGTGGACCTGACCCTGCCGAGCAACGGTTTTGTCGAGGGGAAAAAACTCGAGAACTGGGTCAACCGGGCCGTTCAGAATAATCCCATCGAGCGCTTCCGAATTCCTTTCCATGCCGTGGCAACGAACATCCAGACAGGGGAGGAGATCGTTTTCGGAACGGGCAACGCGGGTATGGCCGTCCGGGCCAGCTGCTCCATCCCCGGGATCTTCAAGCCCGCGCGGATCGCCGGGCAGACCTACGTGGACGGTGGAACGGTGAATCCTCTAGCGGTGGATGTAGCGCGACGCTACGGAGCCGACGTGGTCATCGCCGTGGACATCTCCGGGGGGGTGGACCGGTCCGTTCCCGAGAGCACCATGGAGACGATCCTCAAGTCCATAGACATCATGTACAATCGCATCGCCCTGGCCCAGACCGCCAGGGCGGACGTCCTGATCCGCCCCAACGTGGCCGGCATCGGCTCCGCCGACTTCACGAAGCGCCACCAGGCCATCCTGGAAGGCGAGCGGGCCGCCCAGGCGGCCCTGCCGCAGATCCAGGCCATCCTGGTTCGGCTCCAGGCGGAGGGACGCCTGACGCTGCCGGGGGCGGCCCCTCCGGCGAAATAA
- a CDS encoding potassium-transporting ATPase subunit F, translating into MFLFQLIGCLTALALAAYLLIALLKPEWFS; encoded by the coding sequence ATGTTTCTCTTTCAACTGATCGGCTGCCTCACGGCCCTGGCGCTTGCGGCCTATCTTCTTATCGCCCTGCTCAAGCCGGAGTGGTTCTCATGA
- the kdpA gene encoding potassium-transporting ATPase subunit KdpA, with amino-acid sequence MSMPGLLFIVIFFVLLLCLVKPVGLYVARVYTGQPCPLDRITDPLERLIYRICGIRFGEEMSWKEYAASLLLFNAAGCLALYALQRCQAFLPLNPGQLHPVPPALAFNTAVSFVTNTNWQAYAGETTMATLTQMAGLAVQNFLSAASGMASLAALIRGLTRSLSKTVGNFWTDLVRTVVHILLPLSLVLSLLLVSQGVVQSLAPSVHVPLLQPFRDHGGRMVAEQVIPLGPAASQVAIKQIGTNGGGFFGANSAHPLENPTPVSNFMELLAILLLPAALCYTFGRMVGDTRQGWAILAAMLIIFLPLLTLSMWGEQAGNPALSGLGVDQAWSGLQAGGNMEGKEARFGITASALWATATTAASNGSVNAMHDSFTPLGGLASLWLIQLGEVVFGGVGSGLYGMLAFAVIAVFAAGLMVGRTPEYLGKKIDAFEMKMASLIVLAPAATVLVGTAVAAVTQAGLSGIANPGPHGFTEILYAFSSAANNNGSAFAGLNADSAFYNLALGIAMLVGRYSVMIPILAMAGSLARKKTVPASSGTLPTHTPLFVVFLAGTVLLVGALTFLPALVLGPIVEYLAS; translated from the coding sequence ATGAGCATGCCGGGACTGCTTTTTATTGTAATTTTTTTCGTCCTCCTGCTCTGCCTTGTGAAGCCGGTGGGCCTGTATGTGGCCCGCGTCTACACGGGACAGCCCTGTCCTCTGGACCGGATAACAGACCCCCTGGAGCGGCTGATCTACAGGATCTGCGGGATCCGGTTCGGGGAGGAGATGAGCTGGAAAGAGTATGCAGCGTCCCTGCTTCTCTTCAATGCCGCGGGATGCCTTGCCCTCTATGCACTTCAGCGCTGCCAGGCCTTTCTGCCGCTGAATCCGGGGCAGCTCCACCCTGTCCCTCCGGCACTGGCCTTCAACACCGCCGTCAGTTTTGTCACCAACACGAACTGGCAGGCCTATGCAGGAGAGACGACCATGGCAACACTGACCCAGATGGCGGGTCTGGCGGTCCAGAACTTCCTCTCCGCGGCCAGCGGCATGGCGAGTCTGGCGGCGCTCATTCGGGGGCTGACGCGCAGCCTTTCGAAAACCGTCGGCAATTTCTGGACGGACCTGGTGCGGACGGTCGTGCACATCCTGCTACCCCTATCCCTCGTCCTATCCCTGCTTCTTGTTTCACAGGGGGTCGTTCAGTCGCTGGCTCCGTCGGTTCACGTGCCGCTTCTCCAGCCCTTCCGGGACCATGGGGGAAGAATGGTCGCGGAGCAAGTGATTCCCCTCGGGCCGGCGGCGTCGCAGGTTGCCATCAAGCAGATCGGTACGAACGGCGGCGGGTTCTTCGGCGCCAACTCCGCTCATCCTCTGGAAAATCCTACACCGGTATCGAACTTCATGGAGCTCCTGGCCATTCTGCTGCTGCCTGCGGCGCTCTGCTACACCTTCGGCCGGATGGTGGGGGACACTCGCCAGGGATGGGCGATCCTGGCTGCCATGCTGATCATTTTCCTCCCGCTGCTTACCTTATCCATGTGGGGCGAGCAGGCGGGGAATCCCGCGCTATCCGGCCTCGGAGTCGACCAAGCCTGGAGCGGCCTTCAGGCCGGCGGGAACATGGAAGGAAAGGAGGCACGGTTCGGCATCACCGCATCCGCTCTATGGGCCACAGCGACCACAGCCGCCTCGAACGGATCGGTGAACGCCATGCATGATTCCTTCACACCCCTCGGGGGCCTTGCTTCCCTGTGGCTCATCCAGCTGGGGGAGGTCGTCTTCGGAGGCGTCGGTTCTGGGCTTTATGGAATGCTTGCCTTCGCCGTCATTGCCGTCTTCGCGGCGGGGCTCATGGTAGGCCGGACGCCGGAGTACCTGGGCAAGAAGATCGATGCCTTCGAAATGAAGATGGCGTCCCTGATCGTCCTGGCTCCCGCCGCGACCGTCCTCGTCGGCACGGCTGTCGCCGCCGTTACGCAGGCAGGGCTTTCGGGCATCGCCAACCCGGGCCCCCATGGGTTCACAGAGATCCTCTACGCCTTTTCATCGGCGGCGAACAACAACGGAAGCGCCTTCGCAGGGCTGAACGCGGACAGCGCCTTCTACAACCTTGCCCTGGGGATCGCCATGCTGGTCGGCCGCTACTCGGTCATGATCCCGATCCTGGCTATGGCGGGTTCCCTGGCGCGCAAGAAAACGGTTCCAGCAAGTTCCGGAACGCTGCCGACCCACACGCCGCTGTTTGTCGTTTTTCTTGCCGGAACGGTTCTTCTCGTCGGTGCACTGACCTTTCTTCCGGCCCTGGTCCTCGGTCCCATCGTGGAGTACCTGGCATCCTGA
- the kdpB gene encoding potassium-transporting ATPase subunit KdpB has product MAYPKRAQSLFRGPLIRTAAADAFRKLHPFLMARKPVMFVVEVCGLFTSFLFLWSLWGGGEEDPSFVLAVSAWLWFTVLFGNFAEALAEGRGKAQARSLRSTRTDVTAKRLSSPDPAEAWIPAAASGLVRGDLVLAEAGDVIPGDGEVVNGVASVDESAITGESAPVIRESGGDRSAVTGGTRVLSDWLIIRIMSNPGDTFLDRMIAMVEGAKRQKTPNEIALDIFLAGLTLLFLLATATLLPYSIFAVRVAGTGSPVTVTMLTALLVCLIPTTIGGLLSAIGIAGMDRMIRANVIAMSGRAVEAAGDVDILLLDKTGTITLGNREATAFLPAAGVDAGALADAAQLASLADETPEGRSIVILAKNQYGIRERDVRGLGARFIPFTARTRMSGVDLDGRRIRKGAADAIEDLMKEQGGDYPREVRAMAEEVARSGGTPLVVADRDRILGVIRLTDVVKGGIRERFSELRRMGIRTVMITGDNQLTAAAVAAEAGVDDFLAQATPETKLKLIRDYQAKGHLVAMTGDGTNDAPALAQADVAVAMNTGTQAAKEAGNLVDLDSNPTKLIEIVGIGKQLLMTRGTLTTFSIASDAAKYFAILPAAFAGMYPPLAALNVMGLATPQSAVMSAVIFNALIIMALIPLALKGVRYRPASAAAVLRRNLLVYGAGGLIAPFVGIKLIDLLLTALHLI; this is encoded by the coding sequence ATGGCATATCCGAAGCGAGCCCAATCGTTGTTCCGCGGCCCCCTCATCCGCACCGCCGCGGCGGATGCATTCCGGAAGCTCCATCCGTTTCTCATGGCGCGCAAGCCGGTGATGTTCGTGGTGGAGGTCTGCGGCCTGTTCACGTCGTTTCTCTTCCTGTGGTCTCTCTGGGGAGGGGGAGAGGAGGATCCCTCCTTCGTCCTGGCCGTCTCTGCGTGGCTCTGGTTCACGGTTCTTTTCGGCAATTTCGCCGAGGCCCTGGCGGAGGGCCGTGGAAAGGCTCAGGCTCGGTCGCTGCGAAGCACTCGGACGGACGTGACGGCGAAGCGCCTCTCCTCGCCCGATCCGGCGGAGGCGTGGATTCCCGCTGCCGCTTCCGGACTTGTCCGGGGGGATCTCGTTCTCGCGGAGGCGGGGGATGTCATCCCCGGGGACGGCGAGGTCGTAAACGGTGTTGCCTCCGTCGACGAGAGTGCAATCACCGGCGAGAGCGCACCGGTCATCCGGGAAAGCGGCGGCGATCGTAGCGCCGTGACCGGCGGGACCCGCGTCCTGTCCGACTGGCTGATCATCCGCATCATGTCGAATCCCGGCGACACGTTTCTCGACCGGATGATTGCCATGGTAGAAGGGGCGAAAAGGCAGAAGACTCCGAACGAGATTGCCCTGGACATTTTCCTGGCCGGTCTGACGCTGCTGTTTCTGCTGGCCACGGCAACGCTCCTTCCTTATTCCATATTCGCTGTCAGGGTCGCCGGAACGGGATCCCCGGTCACCGTCACCATGCTGACGGCTCTGCTCGTATGTCTGATCCCGACGACCATCGGGGGGCTCCTGTCAGCCATCGGCATCGCCGGCATGGACCGGATGATCCGGGCCAATGTGATCGCCATGAGCGGCCGTGCTGTCGAGGCAGCCGGAGACGTGGACATCCTGCTCCTCGACAAGACGGGGACCATTACACTCGGGAATCGGGAGGCGACGGCCTTTCTTCCCGCTGCCGGCGTGGATGCCGGGGCCCTTGCCGACGCGGCCCAGCTTGCCTCCCTGGCCGACGAGACGCCCGAAGGGCGGAGCATCGTCATCCTGGCCAAGAATCAGTATGGCATCCGGGAACGGGACGTCCGGGGGCTCGGTGCCCGCTTCATCCCTTTTACGGCCAGAACCCGCATGAGCGGCGTTGACCTGGACGGCAGGAGAATCCGCAAGGGAGCTGCCGATGCCATTGAAGACCTGATGAAGGAACAGGGAGGCGATTATCCCCGGGAGGTCCGTGCCATGGCGGAAGAAGTCGCCCGGAGCGGAGGCACGCCGCTGGTGGTGGCCGACAGAGACCGGATCCTTGGCGTAATCCGGCTGACCGATGTCGTCAAGGGGGGGATCCGGGAGCGGTTTTCGGAGCTGAGGCGGATGGGAATCCGCACGGTGATGATCACGGGGGATAACCAGTTGACGGCTGCGGCCGTAGCCGCGGAGGCCGGCGTGGATGACTTCCTGGCCCAGGCGACGCCGGAGACGAAGCTGAAACTGATCCGGGATTACCAGGCAAAGGGACATCTGGTGGCCATGACGGGTGATGGAACCAACGACGCGCCGGCCCTGGCCCAGGCCGACGTGGCCGTGGCAATGAACACGGGCACCCAGGCCGCCAAGGAAGCGGGCAACCTGGTGGACCTCGATTCGAACCCGACGAAACTCATTGAAATTGTTGGAATCGGCAAGCAGCTCCTGATGACCCGGGGGACCCTGACCACGTTCAGCATTGCCAGCGACGCAGCGAAGTACTTCGCAATTCTTCCCGCCGCGTTCGCCGGCATGTATCCGCCCCTGGCGGCGCTCAATGTCATGGGCCTGGCCACGCCGCAGAGCGCGGTGATGTCGGCGGTCATCTTCAACGCTCTCATCATCATGGCCCTGATCCCCCTGGCCCTGAAAGGGGTCCGGTACCGGCCGGCGAGTGCCGCCGCGGTTCTCCGCCGCAACCTACTGGTGTATGGTGCGGGGGGGCTGATCGCACCCTTTGTGGGCATCAAGTTGATCGACCTGCTCCTGACAGCCCTGCATCTGATATGA
- the kdpC gene encoding potassium-transporting ATPase subunit KdpC has translation MKALLRPSVTVLFVMTLLLGVAYPLAVTGLAQLLFPHQANGSLLLRGGRPAGSALVGQFFDDPRYFRGRPSATGPIPYNAAASGGSNLGPSNPALVKVIRERIDALRWADPGQQEAIPVDLVTASASGLDPHISPAAALYQVSRVARARGLDEETVRQMVLARVRKRELGILGEPVVPVLELNMAMDARR, from the coding sequence ATGAAAGCCCTGCTCCGTCCTTCCGTAACCGTCCTGTTCGTGATGACGCTGCTCCTGGGGGTGGCGTATCCTCTGGCCGTGACCGGCCTTGCCCAACTGCTTTTTCCGCATCAGGCGAACGGGAGCCTGCTCCTGCGTGGCGGCCGTCCCGCCGGATCCGCCCTGGTGGGGCAGTTCTTCGACGATCCGCGCTATTTCCGGGGGCGGCCCTCGGCGACCGGTCCTATCCCGTACAATGCGGCCGCCTCGGGCGGTTCCAACCTGGGACCGTCGAATCCCGCGTTGGTAAAGGTCATCCGGGAGCGCATCGACGCGCTGCGCTGGGCCGATCCCGGCCAACAGGAAGCAATACCCGTGGACCTGGTCACAGCGTCGGCCAGCGGCCTCGATCCCCATATCAGTCCGGCGGCGGCTCTTTACCAGGTCTCGCGGGTGGCGAGGGCTCGGGGGCTGGACGAGGAAACCGTGCGGCAAATGGTCCTTGCCCGCGTCCGGAAGCGGGAACTCGGCATCCTCGGAGAACCCGTTGTCCCGGTGCTGGAGTTGAACATGGCGATGGATGCCCGTCGGTGA
- a CDS encoding sensor histidine kinase KdpD, with the protein MEDRRPDPDALLDQAKREEEQRRQGKLKIFFGAAPGVGKTYAMLEAAGKKREEGIDIVAGIVETHGRRETEQLLEGIETLPRRNHSYKGSNLREFDLDAALARRPAILLVDELAHTNVPGARHGKRWQDVRELLHAGISVYTTVNVQHLESLNDIVYQITGVVVRETVPDSFLDKAEEIELIDLPPDDLLQRLKEGKVYVPEQARKAMDHFFRKGNLLALRELALRRTAERVDEQMQRYRRDQGVRAIWPVAERILVCVGPNPRSVRLIRAARRMAAGLRAEWLAVNVEAPSHVRATAEDKRLLAEHLRLAESLGAEAVTLTGRRVSEEILSYARSRNVSRIIVGKPTHARWKDKILGSPLDEIVRGSGDIDVYVITGDAPEQDSRPAGRRPPTAWKASEWIRAAAAVAASTVLSAILFPYLELLDLAMIYLLGIVATAVRTSRWPTLLAAFFSVAAFDFFFVPPYYTFAVADARYIVTFGVMFVVALVISGLTLRVREQAEAARGRERKTAALYGLSRDLARLRKKDGIGDVAARHIGGVFRSSVAILLSDEEGRLVALSGGADTYSLDEKEMGVAQWVLENRQAAGLGTQTLPGARALYLPMIASSGPVGVIGILPADPWEWFDPEQVHLLETFANQTAMTMERVNLAKEAHRERMNAEAQALRNVFLNAVSHDLRTPLAVIGGAADTLLRMGDRLPAEKREELAGTIQGEAERLHRIVRNVLSLTRLESGAVKVRRDWQSMEEIAGAVIGRLQTRLKGHPLYVRIPEDLPLILFDPLLMEQILTNLLENATQHTPMGTPVELSVQAREKDVLVEVADRGPGIPAGQEERIFEKFSRVRDVGSGVGLGLAICRAAVEAHGGHIWVENRPGGGASFRFTFPLGENPELPVAGRDS; encoded by the coding sequence ATGGAAGACCGGAGACCCGACCCTGATGCACTTCTCGATCAGGCGAAGCGGGAAGAGGAGCAGCGACGGCAGGGGAAACTGAAGATTTTCTTCGGTGCCGCCCCCGGCGTGGGGAAGACCTACGCCATGCTGGAAGCCGCGGGGAAAAAGCGGGAGGAAGGCATCGACATCGTGGCCGGGATCGTGGAGACCCACGGCCGCAGGGAGACGGAACAGCTCCTCGAAGGGATCGAGACGCTTCCCCGCCGGAACCATTCCTACAAGGGAAGCAACCTCCGGGAATTCGACCTCGATGCAGCTCTGGCCCGCCGTCCCGCCATCCTCCTGGTGGACGAACTCGCCCACACCAATGTTCCCGGTGCCCGCCACGGGAAGCGCTGGCAGGATGTCCGGGAACTGCTCCACGCCGGAATTTCCGTTTATACGACCGTCAACGTCCAGCACCTCGAGAGCCTCAACGACATCGTCTACCAGATCACCGGCGTCGTCGTCCGGGAGACCGTCCCGGACTCGTTCCTGGATAAAGCCGAGGAAATCGAATTGATCGATCTTCCTCCCGACGACCTGTTGCAGCGTCTGAAGGAAGGGAAGGTATATGTCCCCGAGCAGGCCCGGAAAGCCATGGATCACTTTTTCCGGAAGGGGAACCTGCTGGCCCTGAGGGAACTGGCCCTGCGCCGGACGGCTGAACGCGTCGACGAGCAGATGCAGCGCTACCGGCGGGACCAGGGGGTGCGGGCAATCTGGCCTGTGGCGGAGAGGATCCTGGTCTGCGTGGGACCCAATCCACGCTCCGTCCGGCTGATCCGGGCGGCCCGGCGAATGGCGGCCGGGCTCCGCGCCGAATGGCTGGCCGTGAACGTAGAAGCCCCGTCCCACGTCCGGGCCACGGCGGAAGACAAGAGGCTCCTGGCGGAACACCTCCGCCTGGCGGAAAGTCTTGGTGCGGAGGCGGTGACGCTGACGGGGAGGCGCGTCAGCGAGGAGATTCTCAGCTATGCGCGGTCGCGGAACGTCAGCCGGATCATCGTCGGCAAGCCGACCCATGCGCGATGGAAAGACAAAATCCTGGGATCCCCGCTGGATGAAATCGTCCGGGGCAGTGGCGACATAGACGTCTATGTCATCACCGGGGACGCGCCGGAGCAGGACTCCCGGCCGGCCGGCCGGAGGCCGCCGACGGCCTGGAAGGCCTCGGAATGGATCCGGGCGGCGGCCGCGGTCGCCGCGAGTACGGTTCTTTCGGCTATTCTTTTTCCCTACCTTGAACTTCTCGATCTGGCCATGATCTATCTCCTGGGCATCGTGGCAACGGCCGTTCGTACCAGCCGCTGGCCGACCCTGCTGGCCGCCTTTTTCAGCGTTGCGGCCTTCGATTTCTTTTTCGTTCCCCCCTACTATACCTTTGCTGTGGCCGATGCCCGATATATCGTAACGTTCGGGGTCATGTTCGTCGTGGCCCTGGTCATCAGTGGGCTGACCCTTCGGGTCCGCGAGCAGGCCGAGGCGGCGAGGGGGCGGGAAAGGAAGACAGCGGCCCTCTACGGCTTGAGCCGCGATCTCGCACGCCTGAGAAAGAAGGATGGAATCGGCGACGTTGCCGCAAGGCACATCGGCGGCGTGTTCCGCAGTTCCGTGGCCATCCTTCTTTCCGACGAAGAGGGACGGCTTGTCGCACTATCGGGAGGGGCCGACACCTACAGCCTGGATGAAAAGGAAATGGGCGTGGCGCAGTGGGTCCTGGAAAATCGCCAGGCTGCAGGCCTCGGGACCCAGACGCTGCCGGGGGCGCGGGCGCTGTACCTGCCCATGATCGCCTCGTCGGGCCCGGTTGGTGTCATCGGCATTCTGCCGGCGGATCCCTGGGAATGGTTCGACCCCGAGCAGGTCCATCTTCTCGAGACCTTCGCCAACCAGACGGCCATGACGATGGAGCGCGTCAATCTTGCCAAGGAAGCCCACCGGGAGCGGATGAATGCAGAGGCACAGGCCCTCCGGAACGTTTTCCTGAACGCTGTTTCCCATGACCTGAGAACCCCCCTGGCCGTCATCGGGGGGGCGGCCGATACACTGCTCCGGATGGGTGACCGCCTTCCGGCGGAAAAGAGGGAGGAACTGGCCGGGACCATTCAGGGCGAGGCGGAGCGCCTCCACCGGATCGTCAGAAACGTGCTCTCTCTGACACGCCTGGAGTCGGGCGCCGTCAAGGTGCGCAGGGACTGGCAGTCCATGGAGGAGATCGCCGGCGCCGTGATCGGGCGGCTTCAAACCCGCCTGAAAGGCCATCCCCTCTATGTACGGATTCCGGAAGACCTGCCGCTGATCCTCTTCGATCCGCTCTTGATGGAACAGATTCTGACGAACCTGCTGGAGAATGCCACCCAGCATACTCCGATGGGCACACCCGTCGAATTGTCGGTTCAGGCACGGGAAAAGGATGTCCTCGTGGAAGTCGCCGACCGGGGCCCCGGGATTCCCGCAGGCCAGGAGGAGCGGATTTTCGAGAAGTTCAGCCGAGTTCGGGACGTCGGATCCGGCGTGGGGCTGGGACTGGCCATCTGCCGGGCGGCGGTGGAAGCGCACGGCGGCCACATCTGGGTTGAAAACCGCCCCGGTGGAGGCGCCTCGTTCCGTTTCACCTTTCCCCTCGGGGAGAATCCCGAGTTGCCTGTGGCGGGACGGGACTCCTGA